One window from the genome of Aptenodytes patagonicus chromosome 4, bAptPat1.pri.cur, whole genome shotgun sequence encodes:
- the GUCY1B1 gene encoding guanylate cyclase soluble subunit beta-1: MYGFVNHALELLVIRNYGPAVWEDIKKEAQLDEEGQFLVRIIYDDSKTYDLVAAASKVLNLNAGEILQMFGKMFFVFCQESGYDTILRVLGSNVREFLQNLDALHDHLATIYPGMRAPSFRCTDAEKGKGLILHYYSEREGLQDIVIGIIKTVAQQIHGTEIDMKVIQQRNEECDHIQFLIEEKESKEEDYYEDLDRFEENGTQESRISPYTFCKAFPFHIIFDRDLVVTQCGNAIYRVLPQLQPGNCSLLSVFSLVRPHIDISFHGILSHINTVFVLRTKEGLLDVEKLECEDELTGTEISCLRLKGQMIYLPEADSILFLCSPSVMNLDDLTRRGLYLSDIPLHDATRDLVLLGEQFREEYKLTQELEILTDRLQHTLRALEDEKKKTDTLLYSVLPPSVANELRHKRPVPAKRYDNVTILFSGIVGFNAFCSKHASGEGAMKIVNLLNDLYTRFDILTDSRRNPFVYKVETVGDKYMTVSGLPEPCIHHARSICHLALDMMEIAGQVQVDGEPVQITIGIHTGEVVTGVIGQRMPRYCLFGNTVNLTSRTETTGEKGKINVSEYTYRCLMTPENSDPQFHLEYRGPVSMKGKKEPMQVWFLSRKSTETEETKQDAF, from the exons gaaggagGCACAGCTGGATGAAGAAGGACAGTTTCTTGTCAGAATAATTTACGATGATTCCAAAACCTATGATCTGGTTGCAGCTGCAAGCAAGGTCCTTA ATCTAAATGCCGGGGAAATTCTTCAAATGTTTGGGAAgatgttttttgtgttttgtcaaGAATCTGGTTATGATACAATTCTACGTGTCTTGGGCTCAAATGTCAGAGAGTTTTTGCAG AACCTGGATGCTTTGCATGACCACCTTGCTACTATTTACCCGGGTATGCGAGCCCCTTCCTTTAGATGCACTGATGCGGAGAAGGGGAAGGGACTCATTCTGCATTACTATTCGGAAAGAGAAGGTCTCCAGGATATTGTCATTGGAATCATCAAAACAGTAGCTCAACAGATCCACGGTACAGAAATAGATATGAAG GTTATTCAACAGAGAAATGAGGAATGTGACCACATTCAGTTTTTAATTGAAGAGAAAGAGTCTAAAGAAGAGGACTACTATGAAGACCTTGACAGATTTGAAGAAAATGGTACCCAAGAGTCTCGCATCAGTCCCTATACTTTCTGCAAGGCATTTCCTTTCCACATAATATTTGACAGAGATCTGGTGGTCACGCAGTGTGGCAATGCTATATACAGAGTCCTTCCACAG ctgCAGCCAGGAAATTGCAGTCTGTTGTCAGTTTTCTCCTTGGTCCGGCCTCATATTGATATTAGTTTCCATGGGATCCTCTCACATATCAATACGGTCTTTGTACTGAGGACCAAG GAGGGGCTGTTGGATGTGGAAAAGCTGGAGTGTGAAGATGAACTGACTGGCACAGAAATCAGCTGCTTACGCCTGAAAGGGCAAATGATCTACTTGCCTGAAGCAGACAGCATTCTCTTTCTTTGTTCACCAAG TGTGATGAACTTGGATGATTTAACCAGAAGAGGTTTATATCTGAGTGATATTCCATTGCATGATGCTACCCGTGATCTGGTTCTTTTGGGAGAGCAGTTCAGAGAGGAATATAAACTGACTCAAGAGCTTGAGATCCTCACTGACAGACTGCAGCACACACTGCGTGCActggaagatgaaaagaaaaagacagacac ATTACTGTACTCTGTTCTACCACCGTCAGTGGCAAATGAGCTGAGACACAAGCGTCCTGTTCCAGCTAAGCGATATGACAATGTGACCATTCTTTTCAGTGGCATTGTTGGATTCAATGCCTTCTGTAGTAAACATGCCTCTGGAGAGGGAGCCATGAAGATTGTTAATCTTTTAAATGATCTTTACACGAGATTTGATATTCTGACTGATTCACGAAGGAATCCATTTGTTTATAAG GTGGAAACAGTTGGGGACAAGTATATGACAGTGAGTGGTCTACCAGAGCCTTGCATTCATCATGCACGATCTATCTGCCACCTGGCATTGGATATGATGGAAATAGCAGGCCAAGTTCAAGTGGATGGTGAGCCTGTACAG atAACAATAGGAATCCATACTGGTGAGGTAGTCACAGGTGTCATAGGCCAAAGGATGCCACGTTACTGTCTCTTTGGAAATACTGTCAATCTaacaagcagaacagaaactactggagaaaagggaaagatcaATGTCTCTGAATATACTTACAG GTGTCTTATGACACCAGAAAATTCAGATCCTCAGTTCCACCTGGAGTACAGGGGTCCAGTTTCTATGAAGGGTAAAAAAGAACCAATGCAGGTTTGGTTTTTGTCCAGAAAGAGTACAGAGACAGAG GAAACAAAGCAAGATGCTTTCTga